A genomic window from Candidatus Denitrolinea symbiosum includes:
- a CDS encoding acyl-CoA dehydrogenase → MYSFEPNEEQKMLIEAVGKYAANDLRPAGREAEEGGSLPPKLIDKGWELGVLQASIPEAYGGFGDRSAVTGALAGEELAFGNLAGALAVGVPSLFALPILLGGAEEQKQEYLPKIVEGNWTPYTAALIEFAFDFDPLALKTTATLAGGEYVLSGEKAYVPFAKEAQAMIVYAALDGVTQGFIVPKAAPGLTVADEAEKMLGLNALPTYRVKLDGVKVPKANRIGGDSGLDFERILASMRVANAAAAVGVARAAFDYARDYAKEREAFGVKIAQKQAVAFMLAEMRTEIEASRLLTWEAAWKLDTGKDDANVDAYLASTGAADMAMMVTDRAVQILGGHGYIREHPVEMWMREGRGFAMWTGFAMV, encoded by the coding sequence ATGTATTCATTCGAACCGAATGAAGAGCAGAAAATGCTCATCGAGGCCGTGGGCAAATACGCGGCCAACGACCTGCGTCCTGCGGGACGCGAAGCGGAGGAGGGGGGCAGCCTTCCGCCGAAGTTGATCGACAAAGGCTGGGAACTCGGCGTCCTGCAAGCGTCCATCCCCGAAGCCTATGGCGGATTTGGAGATCGTTCCGCCGTGACGGGCGCGCTGGCGGGCGAGGAACTGGCTTTCGGCAACCTGGCGGGCGCGCTCGCCGTCGGGGTCCCGAGTCTGTTCGCGCTCCCGATCCTGCTGGGCGGCGCCGAGGAGCAGAAGCAGGAATACCTGCCGAAGATCGTCGAGGGCAATTGGACTCCCTACACCGCCGCGTTGATCGAGTTCGCGTTCGACTTCGATCCGCTCGCGCTCAAGACGACCGCGACCCTCGCGGGCGGCGAATACGTCCTCAGCGGCGAGAAGGCCTACGTCCCGTTCGCGAAGGAGGCGCAGGCGATGATCGTCTACGCCGCGCTGGACGGCGTCACGCAGGGCTTCATCGTCCCGAAGGCCGCGCCCGGCCTGACCGTCGCGGATGAAGCGGAGAAGATGCTCGGGTTGAACGCGCTGCCGACGTACCGCGTCAAACTGGACGGAGTCAAAGTCCCGAAGGCGAATCGGATCGGCGGCGATTCGGGCCTGGACTTCGAGCGGATCCTGGCTTCGATGCGCGTCGCCAACGCTGCGGCCGCCGTCGGCGTGGCGCGCGCCGCGTTCGATTATGCGCGCGATTACGCAAAGGAGCGCGAGGCCTTCGGCGTGAAGATCGCGCAGAAGCAGGCCGTCGCGTTCATGCTGGCCGAGATGCGGACGGAGATCGAAGCCTCGCGCCTGCTGACGTGGGAGGCCGCCTGGAAATTGGACACAGGCAAAGATGACGCCAACGTGGACGCCTACCTCGCCTCCACGGGCGCGGCGGACATGGCGATGATGGTCACTGACCGCGCGGTGCAGATTTTGGGCGGTCACGGCTACATCCGCGAGCATCCCGTCGAAATGTGGATGCGCGAGGGGCGCGGCTTCGCGATGTGGACGGGTTTTGCGATGGTGTAG